One Acidimicrobiia bacterium genomic window, ACGCGCCGACCGGCGCGCTACCAGCAGCGCCCGGATGGCTTCCACCGGCCCGTCCTTGGTCTTAGCCAACCCGGTTGCCCGACCCGACAGGGCCGCCCGAGCAGCTTCTATGGCATCGACGGGGTCGGATTTGCCGGTGCGCGATCGCGCTTGCCGGTTGGGGCGGTCAACCTCGATCACCTCCACGTCGTGTTCCATCAAGAACTGGGCCAAACCAGCCCCATAGGATCCAGTGCCCTCCACCCCGACCCGATGGGGGACACCGAATCCGCTCAACCAGGCCAACAGTGCCTCATACCCTGCCCGGGTGGTATCAAATGACGCCACTCCGAACAGGCCCCCAATCGGGTCCAACGCCGCTGCCACATGAACATCCAGATGGGTATCCACCCCACCAGTCACAACACGCTCTGTCTCTACCATGATCACGTTGCCATCCCTTTCTATCGCTAAATGGGCAAGGGGTGGCACGCACTTGCCGGAACGGCGGAACTGGATCAGAACGCCTCGGCTAAAAGGCGCACTGTGTCCACCGCCCGACCGGTGAGTGCCGGGGCCCCCAGGGATCTGACCGACGCGTCATTCGCAAGACAACCAAACAGGTGTCAGCCGGTTCGTTGGTCAGGCCCGATCCCCGGAGACCACCCGACCGTAACCGTCCAACCGCCGGCAACGGTGGACCCTCCGATCAGGCCCCCACATCATCACCCTGCCGGATATCTCTCGCTGGAGGGTGTCCGATATCGCTCGATGCTGTGAGCGATATGTGCGGCCGTGCAAACTGTGGCTTGTTTCGATGTGCCGCGGCACCGGAACTCCGTTTGAGTTGAAGGATATTTCGGAAACCGATATATTACGGGTCATGAAGTCTCTGCGTCGGCCTACTCGGCTCATCCTGACCGCTCTCGCGAGTCGCCCCATGCATGGCTACGGCATCCTCCGGGTGGTAGAGGAGCTCTCGGCGGGTTCGGTGAGGTTGGCGGTCGGGACCCTCTACGGAGCGCTGGAGCGTCTCGAATCGGAGGGCGCGATCGTGGAGGACCGGCAAGAAGTCGAGAACGGTCGACTCCGCCGTTACTACCGGCTCACCGACCACGGGCGAGAAGTGCTCAGCACCGAGATGGCGGTCCTCGAAGCCGACGTTCGGGCCGCACGACGGAGTCTGGCGTCCCATTCGGTGATCCCAGCGGTCGGGGGCTCGGCATGACCAATCGCGAGTTGTGGTTTCGAATCGTTGTCCGTGCCTTCCCGCAGGAGTATCGCGTCGAGCACGAGAACGAGATTGTCGAGGCGGTACTGACAACTTCACCAGACGGGTTCTGGTCTGGTGTCCGAGAGTCCGTAGCGCTGGTGCGCGCCGGTGTCGGCATGACGGCGCGACACAGCGGAACCAAGATGCCTCTCTTGGCGGTCACTGCTTGGGGTGCGGCGATCTGGCTGGGTGGGCTCTTGGGTGCTGGGGCTTTTGTCCGTCCGCTCGTCGGCGCGAGCGAGTCGAGTTCCGTTGCCGAGTTCGCCACCGGTTATTGGGCGGCGCTACTGGGAGCTGTGCTGCTGTTGATAGCCGTGGTGCTCGCTCGACGGAGCATATGGATGGCAGCCGTCGCCGGTGCAGCCGGGGTTGCCCTGACCGCGCTGTGGAACTCCGATCCGTATTGGGGGTTTCCCTCGTCGCTTTGGTACGAGTTCCGGTGGTTGGGTCTCGCTCTCATCGGGTATGCGCTTGTGGCGCGCCACTCCGCCGCCCCTGTGTGGGCGTTCGCGCTCGCCTCCGCGATGGCCACGATCGCATTCAGCCTTCTCGCGGGCGTCGTGCGGTTGGGTGAGTCCTACAGCACTCTGTGGTGG contains:
- a CDS encoding transposase — encoded protein: MVETERVVTGGVDTHLDVHVAAALDPIGGLFGVASFDTTRAGYEALLAWLSGFGVPHRVGVEGTGSYGAGLAQFLMEHDVEVIEVDRPNRQARSRTGKSDPVDAIEAARAALSGRATGLAKTKDGPVEAIRALLVARRSARNHRISTLVQMRHLVFTAPQELRACQGFCVSGWRWSFRRC
- a CDS encoding helix-turn-helix transcriptional regulator, with the protein product MKSLRRPTRLILTALASRPMHGYGILRVVEELSAGSVRLAVGTLYGALERLESEGAIVEDRQEVENGRLRRYYRLTDHGREVLSTEMAVLEADVRAARRSLASHSVIPAVGGSA